In the genome of Ptychodera flava strain L36383 chromosome 13, AS_Pfla_20210202, whole genome shotgun sequence, one region contains:
- the LOC139147116 gene encoding AKT-interacting protein-like isoform X2 — protein sequence MSSTSGRKIADGAQIPPGNRPMVRQPSGKKQLPAVPDAEAQYNSQKMIEKRQIAADLLNGATSYGPFFLEYSLLAEYNQLLKQRLPGVHVLPSARSALLWFGVLFIRQGLYQEGIFKFTLSIPENYPDGDCPRLVFDPPIFHPIVDPMSGELDVKRTFTKWKRNVNHIWQVLLYARRVFYKIDTKNPSNPEAAVLYEQDLDLFRDKVAETIRFCKSKAYDPPKTDDPHEITFSQWDPEIHERARDAMFGVQRRKQSEQSLDSGKSAQVSGLSWVKPGTMDIFSEDETATVYQTTV from the exons ATGTCTTCAACGTCTGGTAGAAAA aTTGCTGATGGTGCACAGATACCACCTGGCAATCGTCCAATGGTAAGACAGCCAAGTGGAAAGAAACAGCTGCCTGCAGTACCTGATGCAGAAGCCCAATACAACTCAcagaaaatgattgaaaaaagACAGATTGCAGCAGATCTGCTCAATGGAGCTACCTCTTATGGACCATTTTTCCTAGAATATTCACTGCTTGCAGAGTA CAATCAACTATTAAAACAGCGTTTACCAGGCGTGCATGTACTGCCTTCAGCAAGATCTGCCCTGT tGTGGTTTGGTGTGTTATTTATAAGGCAAGGTCTTTACCAGGAgggaatatttaaatttacattatcAATACCAGAAAATTATCCAGATGGGGATTGTCCG AGGTTGGTCTTTGACCCGCCCATTTTCCATCCAATTGTTGACCCTATGTCAGGAGAGTTAGATGTCAAAAGAACATTTACCAAATGGAAACGCAATGTCAATCATATATGGCAAGTGTTACTCTATGCAAGGAGGGTTTTCTATAAAATTGACACCAAAAATCCATCCAATCCAGAAGCTGCTGTCct ATATGAACAAGACCTTGATTTATTCCGAGATAAGGTTGCGGAGACAATTAGATTTTGTAAAAGTAAAGCATATGATCCACCAAAGACAGATGATCCCCATGAGATAACATTTAGTCAGTGGGATCCAGAAATTCATGAGAGAGCTAGAGATGCTATGTTCGGAGTTCAAAGG AGGAAACAGTCTGAACAAAGCCTTGATTCTGGAAAAAGTGCTCAGGTTTCTGGCTTGTCATGGGTCAAACCTGGTACAATGGATATTTTCAGTGAAGATGAAACTGCCACAGTATATCAAACCACTGTTTAG
- the LOC139147116 gene encoding AKT-interacting protein homolog A-like isoform X1, whose amino-acid sequence MAFFDGSSVKFDSEDFLLYGFYGTIADGAQIPPGNRPMVRQPSGKKQLPAVPDAEAQYNSQKMIEKRQIAADLLNGATSYGPFFLEYSLLAEYNQLLKQRLPGVHVLPSARSALLWFGVLFIRQGLYQEGIFKFTLSIPENYPDGDCPRLVFDPPIFHPIVDPMSGELDVKRTFTKWKRNVNHIWQVLLYARRVFYKIDTKNPSNPEAAVLYEQDLDLFRDKVAETIRFCKSKAYDPPKTDDPHEITFSQWDPEIHERARDAMFGVQRRKQSEQSLDSGKSAQVSGLSWVKPGTMDIFSEDETATVYQTTV is encoded by the exons ATGGCTTTCTTTGATGGTTCATCTGTCAAATTTGATAGTGAGGACTTTCTGCTTTATGGATTTTATGGAACA aTTGCTGATGGTGCACAGATACCACCTGGCAATCGTCCAATGGTAAGACAGCCAAGTGGAAAGAAACAGCTGCCTGCAGTACCTGATGCAGAAGCCCAATACAACTCAcagaaaatgattgaaaaaagACAGATTGCAGCAGATCTGCTCAATGGAGCTACCTCTTATGGACCATTTTTCCTAGAATATTCACTGCTTGCAGAGTA CAATCAACTATTAAAACAGCGTTTACCAGGCGTGCATGTACTGCCTTCAGCAAGATCTGCCCTGT tGTGGTTTGGTGTGTTATTTATAAGGCAAGGTCTTTACCAGGAgggaatatttaaatttacattatcAATACCAGAAAATTATCCAGATGGGGATTGTCCG AGGTTGGTCTTTGACCCGCCCATTTTCCATCCAATTGTTGACCCTATGTCAGGAGAGTTAGATGTCAAAAGAACATTTACCAAATGGAAACGCAATGTCAATCATATATGGCAAGTGTTACTCTATGCAAGGAGGGTTTTCTATAAAATTGACACCAAAAATCCATCCAATCCAGAAGCTGCTGTCct ATATGAACAAGACCTTGATTTATTCCGAGATAAGGTTGCGGAGACAATTAGATTTTGTAAAAGTAAAGCATATGATCCACCAAAGACAGATGATCCCCATGAGATAACATTTAGTCAGTGGGATCCAGAAATTCATGAGAGAGCTAGAGATGCTATGTTCGGAGTTCAAAGG AGGAAACAGTCTGAACAAAGCCTTGATTCTGGAAAAAGTGCTCAGGTTTCTGGCTTGTCATGGGTCAAACCTGGTACAATGGATATTTTCAGTGAAGATGAAACTGCCACAGTATATCAAACCACTGTTTAG
- the LOC139147118 gene encoding UPF0598 protein CG30010-like, producing the protein MMKWKLIFQQTRRQWSRGIHYVQGQSPSPRLREYFYYIDHQGQLFLDDTKVKNFITCFKEQQFLAFFFRQLKINKTNRYAEDFPYISLCGPECNYIRCDDRPIVYSHIIQRPKEDGPEGAEDILTYGGAGDRLTVKFEPEKLCMLPQSGRVYHPAKAKVGGVGLIKSSLGIEISKYFEFGEAGEYAPPTHFNWKGTRYTLTNELLDLMTEDERSELIS; encoded by the exons ATGATGAAATGGaaattgatatttcaacaaacaaGGAGGCAATGGTCACGTGGTATACACTACGTTCAGGGCCAGTCGCCATCTCCTAGGCTGAGGGAGTACTTCTATTACATCGATCATCAGGGTCAG TTGTTTCTAGATGATACAAAAGTGAAGAACTTTATTACATGCTTCAAAG AGCAACAGTTCCTAGCTTTCTTCTTCAGAcagttaaaaataaacaaaaccaaTCGTTATGCAGAAGACTTCCCTTACATATCACTGTGTGGACCTGAATGTAACTATATAAGATGTGATGACAGACCAATTGTATACTCTCATATTATACAAAGACCCAAGGAAGATGGTCCTGAAGGTGCTGAAGATATCCTGACATATGGTGGGGCTGGAGATAGGCTGACAGTAAAGTTTGAGCCTGAAAAACTCTGTATGTTACCACAGAGTGGGCGTGTCTATCACCCTGCCAAAGCTAAAGTTGGAGGTGTTGGATTGATCAAGTCCAGTCTGGGCATTGAAATcagtaaatattttgaatttggagAAGCAGGAGAGTATGCACCACCAACACACTTCAATTGGAAAGGTACAAGATACACTTTGACCAATGAACTGTTGGATTTGATGACAGAAGATGAACGAAGTGAATTAATATCATGA